GAAGAGTTGCAAAAAGAATTGGGTTCGGCAAAAGAATACATCCTTGAAATAGTAGCCGAAATCAAGGAAAGCAAGATCAGATTAAGTTCACTTCTCGAACTCCAAGCTGAATTATCAAGCAAGCTACAAATTTCCACAGCAGAAAAATTGCGTTTAGAGGCTCAATTGGAGAAGacagcaaaaacaaaaaaggggaTGGAAAGAGAAATTGAGGAGCTGAGAAGACAAAGAGAGATTCTTCACCGGAGAATTGAGTTCTGTAAAGACAAAGATGCCATTGGAATGGGCGAAAGGTCAACTGAAGTGTCTTGTAGTACAAGAGTGTACACGGTGGAAGAGATCAGCTTGGCCACAGATAACTTTTCAGAACAAATGAGACTGAGTTCCCGAGTGTATAGAGGACGTATCAACCATATGTCAGTAGCAATCCAGATGATCGCCTCAGGAAATCGTCTGTCAGAAGATGATTTCCAATCTAAGGTAGCAGCTGCCTACTTTTCAACTGTCAAAAACTATATGTTTCCATATAAACcaaatgttttgaaatgtttatttgCAGGTGGAGCTTTTAAGCAATATCCGTCACCCTCATCTGATTGCCATGATAGGATTCTGCCCTGAGCTCAAATGCATTGTCTTTGATTACATGCATAACGGTAGCTTAAGTGACAGACTACTTCCATCCAATTCCAACAAGAGATCCAAGAAAATCAGTCACCCTCTCATGTGGAATGAAAGAATCCGTATAGCTTCAGAGGTTTGCTCAGGCTTGAGCTTCCTTCACCAGGCTCAACCTCAGCCCATTTCTCATGGCAAGCTCACCCTGTCCAAAATTCTCCTAGACCAAAACCTTGCTGCGAAAGTCACTGGTTTTGGGCTCGACGAATTGGATGAATCTAGTGGTACTGAGTTGGACATCAGAGCTTTTGGGGCTCTGTTGCTACACATTGTAACCGGGAGGACTTGGGCAGGGCAGATTGAGGAGGCATTGTCAATGGGTAAGGTGGGTCTGGTCCAGATTCTAGATGATAAAGCTGGACAGTGGCCATTGAGCTTGGTTGATGGGCTACTTGGTCTGGCTTTGAGATGTGCAGCTCCAAATGGTCCCAGTCCAGATGTTAAATTGGGGACGGCCATGGAAGAGATCGATGAGATCAAGAGAAAAGCAGATGATTTGGTGATGGGAAATGGAAAGAATGTGGAAGATATTGAAGGTGCAGATGCAGCTAATGAGGACGTAGATGATGTGCCAAGAATCTTCATATGTCCCATCTTGCAGGTTTATTGAATTTCTATCCATTCTCACAACCACTTCTGCTTCCTTTAGCAACTTAAATCGTCAATGCTTATTGTTTCCAATAAACATGAgccatataatttattttactttcaagttcaactaaaaacaaaattgagttCATGGAATAAAAGGACAAATTTGGTCAATTGTGGATGCAGGAAGTGATGAAGAACCCACATGTGGCAGCAGATGGGTTTTCGTATGAGCTAGAGGCCATAGAACAATGGATAAGAGCAGGACACGAAACATCACCAATGACCAACTTGAAGCTGCAACACCCTTATCTCACCC
This DNA window, taken from Cucumis sativus cultivar 9930 chromosome 6, Cucumber_9930_V3, whole genome shotgun sequence, encodes the following:
- the LOC101208158 gene encoding putative U-box domain-containing protein 50 isoform X2, translated to MDSKEMEVSPNFNIGKLPVSSVSEEKVEVLRRYEQEKINKLLSKYVDFCGKVRAEILKVERSDKPVHKLIVDLVSELGITNLVIGFTFMKSSSWKPKNAISGSFYIYRNKAHFCELYVIWGGKQVFLRDERIMEDDRGVRISKISTKHSLRGWLGKMFMEDPTYSSDRNLSLSSSSPRNSNSMSSRNYWDHNVQELENYYEELLSLNVQEEEDCEQDQDGVLENSCSTQFNILDYLDSNTNPEERIEHLRTKIEEARKSIQLMRDETKGSSERQAKAEWAINLCSQRTDELEAKIKEEVTIREELQKELGSAKEYILEIVAEIKESKIRLSSLLELQAELSSKLQISTAEKLRLEAQLEKTAKTKKGMEREIEELRRQREILHRRIEFCKDKDAIGMGERSTEVSCSTRVYTVEEISLATDNFSEQMRLSSRVYRGRINHMSVAIQMIASGNRLSEDDFQSKVELLSNIRHPHLIAMIGFCPELKCIVFDYMHNGSLSDRLLPSNSNKRSKKISHPLMWNERIRIASEVCSGLSFLHQAQPQPISHGKLTLSKILLDQNLAAKVTGFGLDELDESSGTELDIRAFGALLLHIVTGRTWAGQIEEALSMGKVGLVQILDDKAGQWPLSLVDGLLGLALRCAAPNGPSPDVKLGTAMEEIDEIKRKADDLVMGNGKNVEDIEGADAANEDVDDVPRIFICPILQEVMKNPHVAADGFSYELEAIEQWIRAGHETSPMTNLKLQHPYLTPNHTLRSLIQDWQNENSNV
- the LOC101208158 gene encoding putative U-box domain-containing protein 50 isoform X1: MNAKPDKVFVAIGNDLQDGFKTLGWTLRKWKSHPISIVILHVSHNNSMEYVHTPFGKLPVSSVSEEKVEVLRRYEQEKINKLLSKYVDFCGKVRAEILKVERSDKPVHKLIVDLVSELGITNLVIGFTFMKSSSWKPKNAISGSFYIYRNKAHFCELYVIWGGKQVFLRDERIMEDDRGVRISKISTKHSLRGWLGKMFMEDPTYSSDRNLSLSSSSPRNSNSMSSRNYWDHNVQELENYYEELLSLNVQEEEDCEQDQDGVLENSCSTQFNILDYLDSNTNPEERIEHLRTKIEEARKSIQLMRDETKGSSERQAKAEWAINLCSQRTDELEAKIKEEVTIREELQKELGSAKEYILEIVAEIKESKIRLSSLLELQAELSSKLQISTAEKLRLEAQLEKTAKTKKGMEREIEELRRQREILHRRIEFCKDKDAIGMGERSTEVSCSTRVYTVEEISLATDNFSEQMRLSSRVYRGRINHMSVAIQMIASGNRLSEDDFQSKVELLSNIRHPHLIAMIGFCPELKCIVFDYMHNGSLSDRLLPSNSNKRSKKISHPLMWNERIRIASEVCSGLSFLHQAQPQPISHGKLTLSKILLDQNLAAKVTGFGLDELDESSGTELDIRAFGALLLHIVTGRTWAGQIEEALSMGKVGLVQILDDKAGQWPLSLVDGLLGLALRCAAPNGPSPDVKLGTAMEEIDEIKRKADDLVMGNGKNVEDIEGADAANEDVDDVPRIFICPILQEVMKNPHVAADGFSYELEAIEQWIRAGHETSPMTNLKLQHPYLTPNHTLRSLIQDWQNENSNV